TAGCGGCGGCCGCGCGCGTGTTCCTCCGGGGGGACGAGGGAGGGTTTCGATCCTCCATCGGATCGGAGGAAGACGCGTCATCTCGGCCGGCACTTAATCGGTGTCGGCAGGCAGGTCGAGCAAGCCCGGTTCAATCGGGCGCCGAGAAGAGGGGGCGGGACATGACCGAGCGACTGCAGATCCAGAATCTGTACAAGATATTTTCCAATACGCCTGCGCCCGCGCTGGAAATGCTGGCGAAGGGCGGCAACAAGAACGAGGTCTTCGAGAAGCTCGGCGCGGTGGTCGGGCTCAACGACGTCTCGCTGAGCGTCCCGCAGGGCGCCATGTACATGGTCATGGGCCTTTCGGGTTCCGGCAAGTCGACGCTGGCCCGCTGCATCAACCGGCTGAACGAGCCGAGCGCCGGCAAGATCCTGCTCGACGGGCGCGACATCGTCCCGCTCGGGGAGGAGGATTTGCGAGAGGTGCGCCGCACACGCATCTCGATGGTCTTCCAGCATTTCGCGCTGCTGCCCAACAAGCGTGTCATCGAGAATGTCGAGTTCGGCCTGAAGCTGCGCGGCATCGCCCCGGCCGAGCGCCGTCGCCGTGCCGAGGAGGTCCTGACCGTCGTCGGCCTCGGCCGCTGGGGATATCATTACCCGCACGAGCTTTCGGGCGGCATGCGCCAGCGCGTCGGCCTCGCCCGCGCGCTCGCGACCGATGCCGACATCCTGATCATGGACGAGGCCTTCAGCGCGCTCGACCCGCTGATCCGCACGGAGATGCAGGACGAGCTGCTGCGCCTGCAGCGCACGCTGAACAAGACGATCCTGTTCATCACCCACGACTTCCAGGAGGCGCTGAAGCTCGGCACCCGGATCGCCATCATGTCCGAGGGCGAGTTGGTCCGCGAAGGCACGCCGCAGTCGATCGTGCTGGAGCCGGGCAGCGACTATGTCGCCGCCTTCACCCGCGAGATCGACCGGGCGCGCCTGTTCGACGCGCGCTCGGTGATGCGGCCGGCCGAGCCGATCCTGCAGTCCGAGCGCGGCACGCTCGTCGGCGAGACGGGTGGTTTCGGATTCGTGCTGGACCGCGACGGCAAGGTGCTCGGGGCGCTCGATGCCGAGGCCTGTGGCCGTGCCCGCGCCAGCGGAGAAATCGCTGTGCCGAGCGGCGACTATGTCAGCGTCCGGCCCGGCGCGAAGCTCCTGGAGGTCGCGCGCAGCTATCGCGACGGCCAACCGATCGCGGTCGTCGACGAGCAGGGCAAGTTCATGGGCTCGCTCGGGGCCGACGACATCCTGGCCCGCATCTCCTCCACCACTCCCAAGACCGTTCCCGCTGGAGAGCGCCATGTTTAAGGCCGACGATCTTGCCGTCTTCCCGATCGACGCCTGGATCCAGCAGGGCGTCAGCTGGGTCGCGCTCAACCTGCGGCCGATCTTCCTGGCCATCAAATGGCCGGTCGAGAGCCTGCTCAGCCTGAACGACTGGGTTCTCCACGCCATTCCGTTCCCACTTTTCGTGGTCGGCTTCTTCCTGCTGGCCTGGCGGCTCTCGACAGTGGGCATCGCCGTGTTCAGCGCCGTCTCGCTGATCGTCATCGCCATGCTCGGCGTCTGGAACGAGGCGATGACGACGCTGTCGCTGATCTCGACCGCGATCGTGTTCTGCGCGGTGATCGGCATCCCGATGGGCATCTGGTGCGCGCGCAGCGACCGGGTCTGGAACGTGGTGCGCCCGATCCTCGACATCATGCAGACGACGCCGAGCTTCGTTTATCTCGTTCCCGTCGTGATGCTCTTCGGCGTCGGCACGGTGCCGGGCGAAGTCGCGGTCGTCACGGCCGCCGCGCCGCCGCTGATCCGCTTCACCAATCTCGGCATCCGCATGGTCGAGCACGAGATCGTCGAGGCCGGCCTCGCCTTCGGTGCCGACAAGCGCCAGCTCCTCTTCGAGATCCAGCTGCCGCTCGCGATCCCGACCATCCTCGGCGGCCTGAACCAGACGGTCCTCACGGCGATGGTCCTGTCGGTCGTCGTCGCGATGATCGGCGCCGAGGGCCTCGGCCTCGTCGTGCTCCAGGGTCTGGGTCGCCTCGATGTCGGCCGCGCTGCGGTCGGCGGCATCGCCATCGTCCTGCTCGCCATGGTGCTCGACCGGATCACGCAGAAGCTCGCCGCGCCGAAGGCAGGCGGCAGGTCGGCCGCGCGCGCCTCGCTGCTCGGCACGGTGGCGCGCCTGTTCAAGGGCGGGCGGCCCGATGATGCCGGCGCGGTGGCCGCATCGGCCAAGCAGGCTGTCTGACGCATCGCCAGATGCGCCGGCAAACCGGGCCGGAGTGCGGTTGCACCCGGCCTGGAAGGCCCGCCGCGAGGCGGGAAGGGGAATAACAAAAAGCAGCGCAAGGCAGGCCGGCACGAAGTGCCGGACAACGAGGAGAACGAGATGATGACCATCAACAGGCTTAAGGTTCTGACGGCCGCCGCCGCAGTAGGCGTGCTCGCCTTTGCTGCCGCCCCGTCGCAAGCGCAGGAGCTGCCGGGCAAGGGCAAGACGATCCGCTACGCCCAGAGCGACAGCCTCGGCGCGAACTATGTCACCGCCCAGATCGTGATGAAGGCGCTGAAGGAGCTCGGCTACGACATCAAGCTCAGCACCGTGAACACGACGCTGTTCTTCCAGGCCGCGGCGCAGGGCGACCTCGACCTCGCGACCGACGTGAACTTTCCGCAGCGCGAGCCGGGTTTCCGGGCGGTCGAGAAGGATGCGGAGATCGTCGGCGGCGGCCTGATCGTCGGCGGCGGAATCAACGGCTATCTGATCGACAAGAAGACGGCCGACGCCAACAACATCACCTCGCTGGTCCAGATGAAGGACCCGAAGATCGCGGCCCTGTTCGGCAAGGACGGCAAGGCCGATCTCATCAATTGCGACCCCGGCTGGAGCTGCGGCGACGTCGTCGATTTCCAGCTCGACAAGTTCGGCCTGAAGGACAATGTGAAGTCCATCCGCGGCAAGTACGAGGCGCTGATGGTCGAGGCCGTGGCGCGGGTGAAGCGCGGCGAGCCGGCCTTCTTCTACGCCTGGAGCCCGTCCTGGGTGAACAACGCGCTCGTCCCGGGCAAGGACGTCGTCTGGCTGCCGACGCCGGAGGATGCGCTGCCGGCTTCCGTCCCGAACAAGGGCTCGGCGCTGGTCAAAGGCGTCAAGGGCTGCGCCGGCGGCGCCGATCCCTGCCGCATGGCCATGGCTTCCTGGAACTGGGGCTCGGTCGCGAACAAGAAGTTCATTGCCGCCAACCCGGCCGTCAAGGCGCTCATCGAGAACATGAAGTTCCCTCTCGAGGAGTGGTCGTACTGGGAGTTCAACATCAACAAGAACGGCGGCAACAACGCCCTGATCACCAAGATGGCCGACGAATGGATCGGCGCGCGCAAGACGCAGTTCGACAGCTGGGTCGCGGCCGGGCGCGCGGCGAAGTAAGCCGAAACTCCAGTCTGAGCTTTCAGGGGCGAGGCCGGTCTCCGGCCTCGCCCCTTTCTTTGTTTCCGGACGGCAAGCACTGGCCGTGGCCGGCAGCATTCGCTGCGGCGAGCCCGCCCGCATACAGCCAAAGATGCCGGATGGCGCGCAGGCTCGGCAGTCCTGGCCGGCATGATCTCCTAAGCTCCAGACCATCGAAGGACGTGTTCAGGAGAAGAGACCGATGCCGAGCGCTTCACGCACCAATGCCGAGCTTTTGACGGCGCGCGAACGCAATGTCCCGCGTGGCGTCGTCACCGCCCATCCCGTCGTCGCGGCGCGCGCCGAAGGCGCCTATCTCTGGGACGTCGAGGGGCGCCGCTATCTCGACTTCGTCGGTGGCATCGGCGTGCTGAATGTCGGCCATAACCACCCGCGGGTCGTCGCCGCGGTGACAGAGCAGCTCACGCGGGTGAGCCATACGGCATTCCAGGTCGCTGCCTACGAGCCCTACATCGCCTTGGCGGAGCGGCTGAACCGCCTCGTCGGCAAGGGCGAGCCCCACAAGACCATCCTGCTGACCTCGGGCGCCGAAGCGGTCGAGAACGCCATCAAGATCGCACGAGGCTACACCAACCGCCCCGGCGTCATCGCCTTTCGTGGCGGTTTCCATGGCCGCACCCTGCTCGGCGTCTCGCTGACGGGAATGAGCCAGCCCTACAAGCAGAATTTCGGCCCCTTTGCCGGCGAGATCCATCACGCGCCCTATCCGGACGCCTATCGCGGCGTAACGACCGCTGCCGCGCTGGCGGCGCTCGATGAACTCTTTGCTACCCAGATCGCGGCGGACCGCGTCGCAGCGATCATCATCGAGCCGGTGCAGGGCGACGGCGGCTTCCTGCCTGCTCCGCCAGCCTTCATGCAGGCACTGCGTGCGCTCACCGAACGCCATGGCATCGTCCTGATCGCCGACGAGATCCAGACCGGCTTCGGCCGGACGGGGAAACTCTTCGGCTTCGAGCATTCCGGCATTCAGCCCGACCTTGTGACGGTGGCGAAAAGCCTCGCTGGCGGCCTGCCGCTCTCCGGCGTCGTCGGCAAGGCCGCGATCATGGACGCGCCGCTGCCGGGCGGGCTCGGCGGCACCTATGGCGGGAATGCGCTTGCGTGCGCGGCTGCTCACGGCGTTCTCGACGCCTTCGAGCAGGATGGATTGCTCGCCCGCGCCGAGGCGCTCGGCAACCAGCTTGGCGCCGGGCTCGAGCGGCTCGCCGCCGCCTATCCGGCGATCGGCACCGTGCGCGGTGTCGGATTCATGCGGGCCATCGAGTTCGTCACCGACCAGGCCAGCAAGACGCCGGACGCAGACACCGCCCAGAAGGTCATCGACGAAGCACGCGAGGGCGGGCTGCTGGTGATCAAATGCGGCGTTCACCGCAACATCGTGCGCTTCCTTGCTCCGCTGGTGCTCAGCGACGCCGATCTCGCCTCGGCGCTGGACACGTTGGCGGTCGCATTGAAGAAAGTATGCTGATCTCGGTGGGGCAGAGCCTGTTCGAGCCCGCTGTTACCGGCAGCTGAGGGAATGCTGCATCAAGGACCTGAGCCGCATTTCAGATAGCCCACTCACATCGTGATCCGCGGTACTGAAAGGGGCGGGCCGAGCGAGGCCTGCCTCGATCAGCGATGCCGCCGCGGCGCACGCCGCCGGTGACGTTGGCGCGGCTGATGCTGACGCTGGCGGTTGTAGTGCACTTGCGGCCGCTGGCTGAAGGCGATGTCGGCCTCGTCCAGCGCGCGTGCCGTCTCCTTGGCTAGCGGGCGGTCATCGCCCGGTGGAACCGTCGCTCCGATGGCGATGCCGCTCGGCGCGAGGCCAATTCCACCTAAAAGTCCGAACAGGAAAGACCGCCTGGTCGTCATGCTGTTGCGCTCCCTCATCGTGCGACGACGCACGGCATCCTGTCGGCTCGGCTAGGAAGCCAGCGAATTCCTGTAGAGCTTGCCGTCCTTCATGATGACGGCGAGGTTCCTGTCGGGCTGCTCGATCAGCCTGAGATCATCGAGCAGGTTCCCGTTCACGACGAGGATGTCCGCCAGCGCTCCAGCCTCGATGACGCCGAGCTTGCCGGGGTAGGGGTTGCGCGGTCCGGACAAGGCCAGGAGCTCGGCATTGCCCGCGGTCGCCATGCGCAGCGCCTCGGCGTTGCTGTACCATTGGCCAAGATGGGTGAGCATCACGCTCTGGCGCGGCGTCAAAGCGGGCGAGAACAGCAGGTCCGATCCCCAGGCCGTCTTGATGCCGTGCTTTCGGACGAGCGCGTAGGCCCGCGGCGTGTTGCCGAAGACCTCCAGCATCCTCTCGCGGCTCGGCCCCGTCAGCGGCACCGCATCCGCCTCGCTCAGGAAGGGCTGGATGCTGAGCCAGATGCCCTTCTGGGCCATCAGCCCGGCCGTTTCCTCATCCATCAGATGGGCGTGCTCGATGCAGGTCGCCCCCGCCGCGATGGCGCGCTGGACCGTATGCGGCGCATAGGCATGGACGGTGACATAGGTGTTCCAGTCGCGGGCGATAGCGACGGCGGCCCTGAGATCGCTCTCGCTGAAGGTCGTCATGTCGAGCGGGCTGCGCGGCGAGGAGACGCCGCCGCCGCCGACGATCTTGATCTGTGAGGCGCCCTGCACCAGCTGCTCGCGGATCCGCATGCTGAGATCGCCGAGGCTGTCGGCGATCGCCGCGCCGCCGATGGTCTCGATCAGGCTGAGGCGCCCGGAATCGCGCGGAATGTCGCTCGGCATGCGCAGATCGGCATGCCCCCCGGTCGTCGTGATCATCGCGCCGGAGGGGAAGATGCGCGGCCCCGGGATGATGCCCGTATCGATCGCCTGCTTGAAGGCGAAGACCGGGCCGCCGAGATCGCGCACGGTGGTGAAGCCGCGGAGCAGCGTGCGGTTGGCTTCGGCGGTCGAGGCCGTGAAGATCGAGCCGGGCTCGCCGGACATCAGCATCGGCGCCGGCACCGCCGCGAACAGCGTGTGCCAATGGGCATCGATCAGGCCCGACATCAGCATGCGGCCGCCGCAATCGATCACCGTCCATTCCGGCTTCGGCGGAGCGTTGCTGGTATCGACCGCGGCGATGCGATTGCCTTCGACCAGGATCTGGACATTCGTCCGCAAGCTGTTCGACTTGCCGTCGAACAGGCTGGCCTGCCGGAACAGGATTGCGGCAGGCTGAGCGGTGCCCTGCGCCAAACTGGGCGCTGCCGCCGCACCGGCGAGCAGGGCCGCGCCCGACAGCAGGCCGCGGCGCGTGAACGCATCCAGACGACGAGACGCCTGGACGAGCATCGGATTGGAGCAGCCGCAAGCCGCGTCATGGATCAGATGCTGATATTTGCTGCCTACGCGGATCATGGCTCCCTCCGATCGGCCGACGCTTTCCGCGGGGTGCTGGTGCGGCGCCTCGCGGGGCGCGCGTCATGAAGGATAGAATGAGCCGTCTACCGGCGAGCGCAATTGCCGGTGCCGCCTTTGAGCTGGCCGCACCGGGAATTGGGCGCCGTCAGGGGCAGCGCGCCTCGAAGGTACGGCCTTCGCGGTCGCGATAGATGCAGTTGTTGGGGGTGGTCGCACGTCCGATCACCGCGCCGGCAACGCCGCCGACGGCTGCGCCGATCGCCGCGCCACGGCCACCGCCCGCGATGCCACCGATCACGGCTCCCGTACCAGCGCCGATGACACCGCCGCCCAGCGTCCGCTGATCGGCCGAGTTGGCATTGCAGCCCGCAAGCGCCAAACCGACGGCGAGCACGGCAAATTTCCAGCGCATTTCGATTTCTCCTCGTGTTCAGGCTGACGCGCCAAATGAGTTCCGTATCGAACGGGACGCGCAAATGGGAGGATCGGATGAATGTCGATCTCCCCGCGCGCCGAGCGATGAACAATTCTGCTCCGGCTCAATATTAGCGCCTGACCTTGGCGCTGCATCGGCCGAGAATCCCAAACCCTAGACCCGTCGTCTCAAACCGACGGCGGGAGATCTTTCCAAAGGCAGGAGATCTTTCAGCTCCAACCCGAGAACAGGCCGATGGCGAAGTCGTCCCTCAGAAGCGCCAGATCAGCGGCACGATGAAGACCGCGACGACGAAGAACCAGATCAGGAGCGGCAGGCCGAGCTTCCAGTAGTCGCTGAAGACGTAACCGCCGGGGCCCATCACCATCAGGTTGGTCGGCGTCGCGATCGGCGTCAGGAAGGCGCCGGCGGCCGCGACGGCCGTGCTCATCAGCACGGGCCGGGGCGAGATGCCCATGGAGGCGGCGGCGGCAACGCCGATCGGAATGACGATCAGCGCCGTCGCGGTGTTGCTGATGAGCTGCCCCATGATCGCGGTCAACACGAACAATCCGGCGAGAAGCGCCGTCGGCCCGGCATCGCCGACGAGTGCGACGAGCCGGTCGGCCAGCATCTTCGCCGCGCCCGTCTCGATCATAGCGGTCGAGAGCGGCATCATCGCGCCGACCAGGATCACGGTCGTCCAGCTGATCGCGCGGTAGGATTGTTCGACGGTCATGATGCCGCACAGGATGATCGCGCCGGCCGCAAGCAGCCCGGCCACGGCGGAGGGAACGATGCCCGTCGCAAGCAGCAACACCATCCCGAACAGTATGATGATCGCCTGCTTGGCTCCCGGGCCCATCGGAACGGCCTGCCGCCGCACCAGCTCCGGCGAGCTGACGACCAGCACGTCGGGATCGTCGAGATGGGTGTCGAGCGCCTTCCAGGTGCCCTGCAGCAGCATGGTGTCGCCGGCCTGCAGCACGACGCCCGCCGCCTTCGTCGCGCCAGTGCTGGGAGCTTCGCCCCCACCGCGCTGGACCGCGAGGATGATCAGGTCGCCGCTTTCGGTGACCATGCCCGGAAACACGCTCTGGCCGATCAGGCCCGAGCGCGGCGGGATCACCACCTCGGCGAGGCCGGAGCGACGGTTGAACAAGGTCTCTTCGCTGTCGCCTGCGCCTTCCTCGCGGAAGGCGAGATGCATCTGTGCCGCGAAATTGGCGGCAACTTCAGCATCGCCGCGCAGCAGCAGATGGTCGCCCTCGGCGATCGCCGTCCGGCGCAGCGGCCCGGCCGTGTCGCCATCCTGGATCGCCACGAGCTGAAGCCCGGGCCATTCGCCCAGATCGATCGCATTGGACGGCGTCCCGATATAGGGACAGGTCGCGCGGATGCGCAGCTGATGGATGCCGCTCGCCAGGCCGTACTGCTCCACCAGCGTCTTGGCGTGGCGGCTGAAATCGGCCGGCATCGTCGCGCCGTTGCGCTGGGGCAGCAGCTTCTCGCCGAACAGGACGATGATCGCCATGGTGCCGGCGAGCAAAGGAATGCCGGCCAGCGCGAACTCGAAGAAGCCGAAGCCGCCGACGCCGGCATCGAGCCCGGCTTCCGAGACCAGCACGTTCACCGGCGTTCCGGTCAAGGCGAGCATGGAGCCGGCATGGCCGGCGAAGACCAGCGGCATCAGCAATTGCGAGGAGTTGCGCTTGAGGCGGACCGCGATGACGACGACGACGGGGAGCAGCGCCGCGACGGCGCCGTTGAGGCTGATCAGCGCGACCAGAAGTGCGACAAGCCCCATCATCAGCACCAGGAGCCGCGTCCGGCTCTCCTCACCCGCGCCCTTGATCAGGAGCTGCCCCGCCCACGCCGTGACGCCCGTGACCTCGAGCCCCGAACTGACGACGAAGAGCGACGCGATGAAGATGACCGCGGGATCACCCAGGCCGCCGAGCGCCTGCGGCAAGGTGAGCACGCCGGTCGCCCAGAGGCCCAGAGCCGTGCCCATCGCGACGAGCACGACGGGCACCTTGTTCGTGATGAACAGAACGACGGCAATGGCGATGATGATGCCAGTATAGGCGATCGGGCTCACGCATCAGCTCCTTGTAGGTCCTGCTCGATCGCAGACCCGTTTGCAGGGTCTCAGTCTTCGAGCGTCGCCATCAGGATGCCGAGACGGCAACCCTTCTCGTACTCGGTGAGATTTACGTATTCCTTGATCGTGTGGATCTCGGCCTGGCCGGCACCGATGGTGATGGTCGGCACGCCGTGCTTGTCGAGCCAGTTCGCATCGAGGCCGCCATTGGAGAACAGGTAGTTGGGCTCGATGCCGAGAAGGCCAAGCGCCTTGGCAGCGCGCTTCACCACCGGCGAATCCTTGGCCAGCTCGAAGGGCGGATAGGCCGGCTTATGGGTGAAGGTCACCTTCGCCGTTTCGCCGCCATCGTCCTTGACCTCTGCCTGCGCCTTGGCGAAAGCGGCCTTGAAGGCCTCGGCGATTTTCGTGGCGAAGGCGGCCTCGGGGCTGCGCGCCTCGCCACGGATATAGGCGTAGTCGGTGACGACATTGGTCGCGTCGCCGGCGGCGGTCGTGCCGCCCTTGCCGCCGAAGATGCCGACATTGCTGGTGCCGCGGCCATCGGGCTTGACGATCTTGCCGAACCAGCCCTCGCGGCGCGCCTCGGCAATGGCGATCGAGCCGACGAGCGTCGCCGAGATGCCCTTTTCGGGAGCGACGCCGGCATGGGACGCCTTGCCGGTGATCTCGACCTCCCAGTTCTCCTGGCCGACCGCGCCGATCAGCAGCTCGGAAGCGAGTTGGCCGTCGACATTGATGCACATGACCGCGCCGCCGAGATCCTTGGGGTTCAACTCGCGGGCGCCATGCAGGCCGCTTTCCTCGCGCACCGTGAACAGCAGCGTGATCGGCGGGTGAGGCAGCTTGTGCTTGATCAGCGTTTCCGCGAGCACGACGAGCAGCGCGACGCCGGTGCGGGCATCGCCGCCCAGCGCCGTCGTGCCGTCGGAGACGATGCGGTCGCCCTCGCGCTTCGGCTTGGCGCCGGCGCAGAGCGGCACGGTGTCGAGATGGGTCGAGAACAGCAGGCGCGGGCCGGCCTTCGTCCCGGGCAGGTCGACGATCAGGTTGCCGGTCTCGGTCGGCAGCGGAATGCGCTTGTTGGCGTCGTCGAAGCGGATGGCGGAGGCCGGAACGCCCACGGCCTTCAGCGCCTCGCTGACGGCGGCGCCGATATTGGCTTCCTTGCCGGTCACGCCTTCGACCGAAAGGAAGCGCATGAGGTGCGCGATGGCGGCTTCGACGTCGAGAGGGATCGATGGTGTCGTCATGATCTGCATCCGGTCGGTTTGAGAGTGGCGTCGGGAGGGATGAGCGCCTGTGCGATCACAGCCCCCAGGGCAGGCCGAGCATCTTCCAGACGGCGAAGAGTGCCGTCCACAGCACGAACATCCACACGACATAGGGCAGCATCAGCGAGACCACGGTGCCGACGCCGGCATTCCTGTCGTATTTCTGGATGAAGCCGACCACGAGGGCGAAATAGGCGTTGAGCGGAGTGATCGCGTTCATCGGGGAATCGCCGATGCGATAGGCCGCGAGCACGGCTTCCGGCTCGACGCCGAGCTTCATCAGCAGCGGCACGAAGACGGGGGCGAAGATCGCCCATTTCGCGATCGCGCCGGTCAGCAGCAGGTCGATGAGCGCGACCACCACGATGAAGCCGATCAGCAACGGCAGCGCGCCGATATTGGCGGCCTGCAGCACGCCTGAAAGGCTCAGCGCCATCACCGTGCCGATATTGGTGTAGGTGAAGTAGGCGACGAACTGGCTCAGCACGAAGAACAGGAAGATCGTGCCGCCCATGCTCTTGATCGATTTCTCGATCGCGGCGATGACCTCGGACAGCGTCTTCAGCGTGCCGGCGCCGATGCCATAGGTCCAGCCGGTGACGAGGAACATCAGCATGATCAGCGCGATCAGGCCGTTCATGAAGGGCGAGTTGCCGATCAGCTCGCCGGTCGTCGGGTTGCGCAGCGGGGCGCCCGAGGGCAGCGTCAGAAGGCAGAACACCACGATCAACCCTAGGAGGCCGAACCCCGCGAAGCGAAGGCCGCGCGTCTCCGCCTCGGAGAGCACCGCGCCTTGCTCGGTGACCGTTCCCTCGGCCGCCAGCTTGGGATCGTAGGGGCCCAGACGCGGCGCGATCATCTTGTCGGTAATGAACGCGACGATGACGGTCAGGAACAGCACCGAGGCGATCGAGAACCAGAGATTGGAGGCGAGGCCGATCGTGCGGTTGGGGTCGACGAGGCGCGCCGCGTCGTTGGTGAACTCGACCAGAACCGCATCGAGCGGCTTGATCAGCATGTTGACGGTGAAGGCGCCCGCGACCGCTGCGAAGCCCAGGGCCAAGCCTGCAACCGGATGGCGTCCGACGGCGAGATAGGCGATGCCGGCCAGCGGGATCAGGACGAGGTAGCCCGCATCGGCCGCGATGCTGGCGATGATGCCGACGAAGGCGAGGATGTAGGTCAGCGCCCAGTGCGGCGAGACGATCACCAGCTTGCGGATCAGCGCGGTGACGAGCCCGGATTCCTCGGCGACGCCGGCGCCGATCATCGCGACGATCATGAGCCCCACGGCCGTGAAGCTCATGAAGTTGGGGATCAGCGACGAATACATGAAGCGGATGCCGTCGATGGTCAGAAGGCTCCTGATCGCCGTGCTCGCCGTCTCGATCTTGTGCGTGTCTGGGTTGATCCGCTCGAAGGTGACGGCCGCTCCGAAGAGGCCCAGCACCGCGGACAGGGCGATGACGATGCCGATCAGGATGAGGAAGATGACGACGGGGTGGGGAACCATGTTCCCGACCTTCTCGACGGTGTCGAGGAACCTTTGCATGACCGTCTTCGGCGCAGCGGTGGCAGTCGTCATCGCATATCCCCCTTGAGCCAAAGCCTGCGACGCCAGATTCAGCGATATGCGCACGCGAGCCGGCGTTTCCCGGACCGACAAGACTCCGAGTCTCCACGGCGAACCATAAATCCGGATGCGGGGAGGGCATCGGCAGAGAATCCCAAACTCTGGACCACCTGTCCCAAAGTTGAGGCCGTCACCCGCGCTGAAAGCCCTTGGACTTGCCGCCGGCAGTGCTGTTTTCTACGGTCCGCCCGCATGCGAACCCCGCCTACAGGTCATGGACAGAATCGAAGCGATGCCAGGTCGAGGCAAAGTTCAGGGCCGCGCGATCCGGGGCAGGTCTTGCTTCGCGGCTTACGGCCTGCTTTCGCCGGGCCGGCGCTTGCTTAGCGGTCGCATGGCGCTTTTTCGGCTGTCTTCCCTGGCACTGACCGTCGGCCTGGGCGCTTGCGCGTCGGTTCCCCAGGGCCTGCTGCGCCCTGTCGCCCCCGCTCCCGGGACAGAGAAAGTCAACATGCTGGCGGCGACGACCCGCGCGCCGTCGCCCGATCCCGGCATCCTGTTCAGCGGCGATCGGGGGGAGGGCGTTTCGTTCAGCAACATCGTCGTCTCGATCCCGCGCGACCGCGAGGTCGGCACGATCCAGCTGCCCCGATCGGTTCCCGGCAATGCAGCGACCGATTTCGTCGTCACCTCGTCCACGCCGCTGTCGAAACCAAAGCTCGCCGACTGGTTCCGGTCGACGAGCGGCCGCTCGAAGCGCGTCTTCGTGTTCGTCCACGGCTTCAACACGCCGTTCGACCGCGCGGTCTTCCGCTTCGCGCAGCTCGCGCACGACGCAGATGCCGATGCCGCGCCCGTACTGTTCTCCTGGCCGTCGCGCGGCTATCTGCTCGACTACAGCCGCGATTTCGACAACGCCTCCTATTCGCGGTCTGATCTGGCGGATCTGCTGCGCGTGGCCGCCGCGAGCCCCTCGGTCCGCGAGATCGTGATCCTCGCTCATTCGATGGGGAGCTGGCCCGCGGTCGAAGCCGTCAGGCAGATCGCGCTGAGGGACGGTGGCGTCCCCGGCAAGATCAGCAACCTCATCCTGGCGTCGCCCGATCTCGATGTCGGCGTGTTCCGGCGCCAGCTCGAGGATATGGGCCCCAGGCGCCCGCGGGTCACGCTGTTCACCGCGCAGCACGACCGCGCCTTGCAGTTGTCGCGCTTCATCTCGCGCGGCGCGACGAGGCTGGGCGGCATCGATCCAACGCAGGAGGAATACAGGAGCCAGTTCGCCGGGCTGTCCGGAATCACCGTCCTGGACCTCACGGCCATCAATGCGGGTGATCGCATCAACCACGATCTCTTCGCTGCCAGCCCGGACGCGGTCCGCCTGATCGGCGACAGGTTGCTGCAAGGGCAGGTGGTCACGGACTTCGATGTGCCGGCTCCCCTGGTCGCGGCGGGGGCGATCGGCTCGGCGGCGACCCTCCTGGTTACGGCTCCGATCAGGGTGT
Above is a genomic segment from Bosea sp. NBC_00550 containing:
- a CDS encoding YMGG-like glycine zipper-containing protein; translation: MRWKFAVLAVGLALAGCNANSADQRTLGGGVIGAGTGAVIGGIAGGGRGAAIGAAVGGVAGAVIGRATTPNNCIYRDREGRTFEARCP
- a CDS encoding AbgT family transporter, whose amino-acid sequence is MTTATAAPKTVMQRFLDTVEKVGNMVPHPVVIFLILIGIVIALSAVLGLFGAAVTFERINPDTHKIETASTAIRSLLTIDGIRFMYSSLIPNFMSFTAVGLMIVAMIGAGVAEESGLVTALIRKLVIVSPHWALTYILAFVGIIASIAADAGYLVLIPLAGIAYLAVGRHPVAGLALGFAAVAGAFTVNMLIKPLDAVLVEFTNDAARLVDPNRTIGLASNLWFSIASVLFLTVIVAFITDKMIAPRLGPYDPKLAAEGTVTEQGAVLSEAETRGLRFAGFGLLGLIVVFCLLTLPSGAPLRNPTTGELIGNSPFMNGLIALIMLMFLVTGWTYGIGAGTLKTLSEVIAAIEKSIKSMGGTIFLFFVLSQFVAYFTYTNIGTVMALSLSGVLQAANIGALPLLIGFIVVVALIDLLLTGAIAKWAIFAPVFVPLLMKLGVEPEAVLAAYRIGDSPMNAITPLNAYFALVVGFIQKYDRNAGVGTVVSLMLPYVVWMFVLWTALFAVWKMLGLPWGL
- a CDS encoding M20/M25/M40 family metallo-hydrolase, encoding MTTPSIPLDVEAAIAHLMRFLSVEGVTGKEANIGAAVSEALKAVGVPASAIRFDDANKRIPLPTETGNLIVDLPGTKAGPRLLFSTHLDTVPLCAGAKPKREGDRIVSDGTTALGGDARTGVALLVVLAETLIKHKLPHPPITLLFTVREESGLHGARELNPKDLGGAVMCINVDGQLASELLIGAVGQENWEVEITGKASHAGVAPEKGISATLVGSIAIAEARREGWFGKIVKPDGRGTSNVGIFGGKGGTTAAGDATNVVTDYAYIRGEARSPEAAFATKIAEAFKAAFAKAQAEVKDDGGETAKVTFTHKPAYPPFELAKDSPVVKRAAKALGLLGIEPNYLFSNGGLDANWLDKHGVPTITIGAGQAEIHTIKEYVNLTEYEKGCRLGILMATLED
- a CDS encoding alpha/beta hydrolase, giving the protein MRPSPALKALGLAAGSAVFYGPPACEPRLQVMDRIEAMPGRGKVQGRAIRGRSCFAAYGLLSPGRRLLSGRMALFRLSSLALTVGLGACASVPQGLLRPVAPAPGTEKVNMLAATTRAPSPDPGILFSGDRGEGVSFSNIVVSIPRDREVGTIQLPRSVPGNAATDFVVTSSTPLSKPKLADWFRSTSGRSKRVFVFVHGFNTPFDRAVFRFAQLAHDADADAAPVLFSWPSRGYLLDYSRDFDNASYSRSDLADLLRVAAASPSVREIVILAHSMGSWPAVEAVRQIALRDGGVPGKISNLILASPDLDVGVFRRQLEDMGPRRPRVTLFTAQHDRALQLSRFISRGATRLGGIDPTQEEYRSQFAGLSGITVLDLTAINAGDRINHDLFAASPDAVRLIGDRLLQGQVVTDFDVPAPLVAAGAIGSAATLLVTAPIRVFDAAGSP
- a CDS encoding SLC13 family permease, with protein sequence MSPIAYTGIIIAIAVVLFITNKVPVVLVAMGTALGLWATGVLTLPQALGGLGDPAVIFIASLFVVSSGLEVTGVTAWAGQLLIKGAGEESRTRLLVLMMGLVALLVALISLNGAVAALLPVVVVIAVRLKRNSSQLLMPLVFAGHAGSMLALTGTPVNVLVSEAGLDAGVGGFGFFEFALAGIPLLAGTMAIIVLFGEKLLPQRNGATMPADFSRHAKTLVEQYGLASGIHQLRIRATCPYIGTPSNAIDLGEWPGLQLVAIQDGDTAGPLRRTAIAEGDHLLLRGDAEVAANFAAQMHLAFREEGAGDSEETLFNRRSGLAEVVIPPRSGLIGQSVFPGMVTESGDLIILAVQRGGGEAPSTGATKAAGVVLQAGDTMLLQGTWKALDTHLDDPDVLVVSSPELVRRQAVPMGPGAKQAIIILFGMVLLLATGIVPSAVAGLLAAGAIILCGIMTVEQSYRAISWTTVILVGAMMPLSTAMIETGAAKMLADRLVALVGDAGPTALLAGLFVLTAIMGQLISNTATALIVIPIGVAAAASMGISPRPVLMSTAVAAAGAFLTPIATPTNLMVMGPGGYVFSDYWKLGLPLLIWFFVVAVFIVPLIWRF